Proteins from a genomic interval of Sphingobacterium lactis:
- a CDS encoding phenol hydroxylase subunit, which produces MGRKLNVPFEKYVNITNETDRGLVEFDFAVGDPTMYVELALPKKQFNEFCENNKVNFLTEDQLLAVANDKYKWKYGVLGTRTEVPDEDNEYEDEEDSVE; this is translated from the coding sequence ATGGGCAGAAAATTGAATGTCCCCTTCGAGAAATATGTAAACATCACCAATGAGACTGATAGGGGCTTGGTAGAATTTGACTTTGCGGTTGGTGATCCAACGATGTATGTAGAATTGGCTTTGCCCAAAAAGCAGTTCAATGAATTCTGTGAAAATAACAAAGTTAATTTTCTCACAGAAGATCAGCTGCTGGCTGTGGCAAACGATAAATACAAATGGAAATATGGTGTATTAGGAACCAGAACTGAAGTGCCCGACGAAGATAATGAATATGAAGACGAAGAAGATTCGGTTGAATAA
- a CDS encoding MmoB/DmpM family protein — protein MADVSKVFLALQAVEESKAVVAAIEKDNPATVIEYDAAMVKITTPGRLTIHAQTVSDLIGREWDTQELQIILITLSGNVDEDYDHFTLFWD, from the coding sequence ATGGCAGATGTAAGCAAAGTTTTTTTGGCACTTCAAGCTGTTGAAGAATCCAAAGCAGTGGTTGCCGCTATCGAAAAGGACAATCCGGCAACCGTCATTGAATACGATGCCGCCATGGTTAAAATTACCACGCCGGGAAGATTAACAATCCATGCACAAACCGTAAGTGATTTGATTGGCAGAGAATGGGATACCCAGGAATTACAAATCATCTTGATTACGCTTTCCGGAAATGTAGATGAAGATTATGACCACTTCACTCTTTTCTGGGACTAG
- a CDS encoding dioxygenase has protein sequence MEKQLIDQVLRKIKNTEVEGKGNDRVKEIVARLLKDLFYAIDDLNMISEELWIGLDWLNGAGRNHEWGLIYAGTGLEHYMDERMDWEDKQAGLELKTPRTIEGPLYVAGAPESLSYAELETESEPGGERLYMQGTVLDEEGNPVEGALVEVWHCNLKGMYSYFDQTQPKFNLRRSIRTGKDGKYQFKSFVPVGYSCPPNGSTDTLMQLLGRHGSRPAHIHFFITAPGFRKLTTQINIEGDALLGQDFAFADKAGLVPPITRISAEQAKEKGINEGYASIDFDFNIVRDRDEIAPGENNRTRVALVS, from the coding sequence ATGGAAAAACAATTAATTGATCAGGTTTTAAGAAAAATTAAAAACACTGAAGTTGAAGGAAAAGGAAACGACAGAGTAAAAGAAATCGTAGCCAGATTATTGAAAGATTTGTTTTACGCTATCGATGATTTAAACATGATCAGCGAAGAATTATGGATTGGATTGGACTGGCTTAACGGTGCTGGGAGAAACCACGAATGGGGACTTATTTACGCCGGAACCGGCTTAGAACATTACATGGATGAAAGAATGGATTGGGAAGACAAACAAGCCGGTTTAGAACTGAAAACGCCAAGAACTATAGAAGGTCCATTGTATGTTGCTGGTGCACCAGAATCATTGAGCTATGCGGAATTGGAAACAGAATCCGAACCAGGTGGAGAGAGACTGTATATGCAAGGGACAGTGCTGGACGAAGAGGGCAATCCGGTAGAAGGTGCTTTGGTAGAAGTTTGGCATTGCAATCTAAAGGGAATGTATTCTTACTTTGATCAAACGCAACCTAAATTTAATTTACGCAGATCAATCAGAACGGGCAAAGATGGAAAATATCAATTCAAATCATTCGTTCCGGTTGGTTACAGCTGCCCGCCAAATGGCTCTACAGATACGTTGATGCAATTATTAGGGCGTCACGGATCTAGACCGGCGCACATTCACTTTTTCATTACTGCACCTGGATTCAGAAAACTCACCACACAGATCAACATTGAAGGTGACGCTTTGTTAGGTCAAGATTTTGCCTTTGCAGACAAAGCTGGTTTGGTTCCACCGATTACGAGAATTTCTGCCGAACAGGCTAAAGAAAAAGGGATAAATGAGGGGTATGCTTCTATCGACTTTGATTTCAATATTGTTCGAGATAGAGATGAAATAGCTCCAGGTGAAAACAACCGTACGAGAGTCGCCCTAGTGTCGTAA
- a CDS encoding muconate/chloromuconate family cycloisomerase: protein MAEITIKGIETSIVDLPTIRPHLLSMAVMRVQSMVIIRLFCSDDVEGIGEATTIGGISYADEYPEGMKLAIDTYFTPLLIGQDPTNINGIMKILDNHICGNNFAKSAIETALLDAQGKRLAVPVYELLGGAISETLPVLWTLASGDTAKDIAEAKNCISQKKYNVFKLKIGRKNPKEDIEHVAAIKKELGADIKVTVDVNQAWSEHIAKQAIQKLQDAGIDLIEQPIAKSNFEGLSRLTSCFQVPIMADESVATIQDAFKLAKMHAANVFALKIAKSGGLSNIVRQAAIAQGAGISLYGGTMLEGSVGTAASAHVFATLPTLDWGTELFGPHLLTDDIVKKPINYKNFGLILPRNPGIGVELDLNQVEKYKRK from the coding sequence ATGGCAGAAATTACTATAAAAGGAATTGAAACTTCAATTGTTGATCTACCCACCATTCGTCCTCATCTTTTGTCGATGGCCGTAATGCGGGTTCAATCGATGGTGATCATCCGCCTGTTCTGTTCTGATGATGTGGAAGGAATAGGGGAGGCGACCACGATTGGCGGCATCTCCTATGCCGATGAATATCCCGAAGGGATGAAACTAGCTATTGATACTTATTTTACCCCCCTTCTCATTGGTCAGGATCCCACGAATATCAATGGAATCATGAAAATCCTTGACAATCATATATGCGGTAACAATTTTGCCAAATCAGCTATTGAAACCGCTTTGTTAGATGCACAAGGAAAGCGATTGGCAGTTCCCGTTTATGAATTATTGGGTGGTGCCATTTCAGAAACTTTACCAGTGCTGTGGACATTGGCTAGTGGAGATACAGCAAAGGATATAGCAGAAGCCAAAAACTGCATTTCACAGAAAAAATACAATGTATTTAAATTAAAAATAGGACGGAAAAATCCAAAAGAAGACATCGAACACGTAGCTGCTATCAAAAAAGAATTAGGAGCCGATATTAAAGTTACTGTCGATGTGAATCAAGCTTGGAGTGAACACATTGCCAAACAAGCGATTCAAAAACTACAAGATGCCGGAATAGATTTAATTGAGCAACCCATAGCCAAATCGAATTTTGAAGGCTTGTCTAGATTGACTTCTTGTTTTCAAGTTCCAATAATGGCTGACGAATCTGTAGCCACGATTCAAGACGCATTCAAATTGGCAAAAATGCATGCTGCCAATGTTTTCGCTTTGAAAATAGCGAAGTCCGGCGGGCTATCCAATATTGTTCGACAGGCAGCCATTGCTCAGGGTGCAGGAATATCACTCTATGGCGGTACAATGCTCGAAGGCAGTGTTGGAACTGCTGCATCTGCACACGTTTTTGCAACACTACCCACTTTAGACTGGGGTACAGAATTGTTTGGTCCCCATTTATTGACCGATGATATCGTCAAAAAACCCATCAATTACAAAAACTTCGGCTTAATACTGCCACGAAATCCTGGTATTGGGGTGGAATTGGATCTTAATCAAGTAGAAAAATATAAAAGAAAATAA
- a CDS encoding YHS domain-containing protein produces the protein MEKRKKRLSMKDQYRAMTRLGWETTYQDMDKVFPYDRFEGIKIHNWEAWEDPFRMTMDAYWKFQAEKDKKLYAIIDSFAQNNAQKNLTDASYLSALKLFLTGVSPAEYQAHRGFAHIARHFRGDGPRVACQMQAIDELRHIQTQVHTMSHYNRHFNGFSEFPHWHDRVWYLSVPKSFFDDARTAGPFEFIVAIGFSFEYVLTNLLFVPFMSGAAFNGEMATVSFGFSAQSDEARHMTLGLQAIKFMLEQDPDNVPIVQRWIDKWTWRGYRVLVLVAAMMDYMLPESPQSWKEAWELYFEQNTVGLFNDLAKYGIKVPDCVARIKAEKEHASHQVWMTFYTHGAATAMHTWIPDEKKQKWLSEKYPETFDKYYRPIYDHWKERAEKGERYYSQMLPHLCQVCQVPVLFTETETDEPMKLHQRQTVYKEERYHFCSDHCQHIFEHEPEKYVYAWMPVQQIFQGNCGGPTIPDVLNFYKIEDGKENRDYKGSEDEVAYNMM, from the coding sequence ATGGAAAAAAGAAAAAAGCGCCTAAGTATGAAGGATCAATATAGGGCAATGACACGATTGGGGTGGGAAACCACCTATCAAGATATGGATAAAGTTTTCCCGTATGACCGATTCGAAGGAATCAAAATTCACAACTGGGAGGCTTGGGAAGATCCATTTAGAATGACAATGGATGCCTACTGGAAATTCCAAGCAGAAAAGGATAAAAAATTATATGCGATCATTGATTCATTTGCTCAAAATAACGCACAGAAAAATTTGACAGATGCCAGTTATTTATCTGCATTGAAGTTGTTTTTAACAGGTGTTTCACCGGCGGAATACCAAGCACACCGAGGGTTTGCCCACATTGCAAGGCACTTCAGAGGGGATGGCCCCAGAGTAGCCTGTCAAATGCAAGCCATTGACGAATTGCGCCATATCCAAACGCAAGTGCACACGATGAGCCATTACAACAGACATTTCAATGGGTTCTCCGAATTTCCACATTGGCACGATAGAGTGTGGTATTTGTCCGTTCCAAAATCGTTCTTTGACGATGCACGTACCGCTGGTCCATTTGAATTTATCGTTGCCATTGGTTTTTCTTTCGAATACGTGTTAACCAATCTTTTATTCGTGCCATTTATGTCCGGAGCCGCGTTCAATGGCGAAATGGCGACCGTTTCTTTCGGATTCTCTGCGCAGTCTGACGAAGCAAGACATATGACCTTGGGCCTGCAGGCTATCAAATTTATGTTAGAACAAGATCCCGATAACGTTCCTATTGTTCAAAGGTGGATTGACAAATGGACTTGGAGAGGATACCGAGTATTGGTATTGGTTGCGGCCATGATGGATTATATGCTGCCAGAATCACCACAATCTTGGAAAGAGGCTTGGGAACTTTATTTCGAGCAAAATACGGTTGGTTTGTTTAATGACTTGGCAAAATATGGCATAAAAGTACCTGACTGTGTCGCTAGAATCAAAGCAGAAAAAGAACATGCATCTCACCAAGTTTGGATGACTTTCTATACCCACGGCGCAGCAACAGCCATGCACACGTGGATTCCAGATGAAAAAAAGCAGAAATGGTTGAGCGAAAAATATCCTGAAACTTTCGACAAATATTACAGACCCATTTACGACCACTGGAAAGAGCGAGCCGAGAAAGGTGAACGCTATTATTCACAAATGCTGCCACACCTTTGTCAAGTTTGTCAAGTTCCAGTTCTGTTCACAGAAACTGAGACTGACGAGCCGATGAAACTCCACCAAAGACAAACCGTCTATAAAGAAGAAAGGTACCATTTCTGTTCAGACCATTGCCAGCATATTTTCGAGCATGAACCTGAAAAATACGTCTATGCCTGGATGCCTGTACAGCAAATTTTCCAAGGCAATTGTGGAGGGCCAACCATTCCGGATGTGCTGAATTTCTACAAGATTGAAGATGGAAAAGAAAATAGAGATTACAAAGGTTCCGAAGACGAAGTTGCATATAATATGATGTAG
- a CDS encoding muconolactone Delta-isomerase family protein, with protein MVYAVEMNVKIPESWSEKKLADYLAREKETSQKWQESGKWIYLWRVAGQYANVSIIEADSPEEFHQIISSLPLFPYMDIKVKSLCKHPNAIRESLI; from the coding sequence ATGGTTTACGCAGTAGAAATGAATGTAAAAATCCCCGAATCGTGGAGCGAAAAAAAGCTTGCCGATTATTTAGCCAGAGAAAAAGAAACTTCTCAAAAATGGCAAGAGTCAGGTAAGTGGATCTACCTGTGGAGAGTTGCAGGACAATATGCGAACGTGAGTATCATCGAAGCGGATAGCCCGGAAGAATTTCACCAAATCATAAGCTCGTTACCATTATTTCCCTATATGGATATCAAGGTGAAAAGCTTGTGCAAACACCCGAACGCAATCAGAGAATCATTGATTTAA
- a CDS encoding phenol hydroxylase → MSLEIKSIQIKAKRETFGHVERRIGKGKIASRYEEATYDLQPTVNFHYLPTYNPKYELYDERKTSIKMSDWYKILDPRQFHYSSYVAARAKQQESTTQNFAYIDKKNLVDQIPVSLKEEFFTNILPLRHYEWGANMNNLQLVSEGYGSSFTAAAMFQAEDKIGTAQLLTKIALLFSENEVEVLDIARNNWLNDPSWQGLRKLTEDSFVIEDWFELHMLQNVIADGFIYELFFTHYEKELVKQPDAGTYLMLTGFFSDWFEETTKWIDATIKIVSEESAENKTILENWAATYIEEAQKAVLPLANNLFPEPEKVVEEIKATLTDRLKKSGLNL, encoded by the coding sequence ATGTCATTAGAAATTAAAAGCATACAGATTAAAGCCAAGCGTGAAACGTTTGGACACGTAGAAAGGCGAATTGGTAAAGGTAAAATTGCAAGCCGGTATGAGGAAGCAACTTATGATCTGCAACCGACCGTAAATTTTCATTATCTACCGACTTACAATCCGAAATACGAATTATACGACGAGCGCAAAACATCGATCAAAATGAGTGACTGGTATAAAATTCTGGATCCACGCCAATTTCACTATTCCAGTTACGTTGCAGCAAGGGCCAAACAACAGGAAAGCACTACACAAAATTTCGCCTATATAGATAAAAAGAATTTGGTGGATCAAATACCAGTTTCCTTGAAAGAAGAATTCTTTACGAATATTCTGCCTCTGCGTCATTATGAATGGGGTGCCAATATGAACAATTTGCAATTGGTATCTGAAGGTTATGGTTCCTCCTTTACAGCAGCGGCTATGTTTCAGGCAGAAGATAAAATCGGTACAGCACAATTACTGACCAAAATCGCTTTGCTATTCAGCGAAAATGAAGTTGAAGTCCTTGATATAGCACGAAACAATTGGTTAAATGATCCTTCCTGGCAAGGTTTAAGAAAATTGACAGAAGATTCTTTTGTGATAGAAGATTGGTTCGAACTTCACATGCTACAAAACGTGATAGCAGATGGATTCATTTATGAATTATTCTTTACGCATTACGAAAAGGAATTGGTTAAACAACCGGATGCCGGAACATACTTAATGTTAACAGGCTTCTTCTCAGATTGGTTTGAAGAAACTACCAAATGGATAGATGCTACCATAAAAATCGTGTCCGAAGAATCGGCTGAAAATAAAACCATACTTGAAAATTGGGCTGCTACATATATTGAGGAGGCACAAAAAGCTGTCCTTCCTTTAGCGAATAATTTATTTCCGGAACCTGAAAAAGTGGTTGAAGAGATTAAAGCAACATTAACCGACCGTTTGAAGAAGAGCGGATTAAACCTTTAA